From the genome of Nocardia mangyaensis:
GCCGTGCCGGACAGACCCACGCTCGTGTCCGCGAGCCCACCCAGCCCCGCCTGGGCACCTCCCGCTGCCGAACCCGCAAGGCCGACACCGGATTCCGCGAGACCACCCAGCCCGGCCTGCGCACCACCAGCCGCCGAGCCCGACAGACCCACACCCGTCTCAGCCAGACCGCCCAGCCCCGCCTGGGCGCCACCAGCGGCCGAACCCGCAAGGCCGACACCGGATTCCGCGAGACCACCCAGCCCGGCCTGCGCACCACCAGCCGCCGAGCCCGACAGACCCACACCCGTCTCAGCCAGACCGCCCAGCCCCGCCTGGGCGCCACCAGCGGCCGAACCCGCAAGGCCGACACCGGATTCCACAAGTCCGTTGGCGCCTGCCTGCACGCCACCGGCTACGCCCAGGGTGGACTCCGCCGCCGCGCCGAGGTTCGTCTCGAGACCTGAGGTGACCGAGCCCGCCAGGCCGGTGCCGAGGGTCGCGGCGGTCTCGAGGCCGCCCTGCAGACCTGTCGTCAGGCCGATGCCGGTGGTCGACGACAGGGTCGTGTCGAGTCCGGTGCCGAGCTCGGCACCGCCGGTGAGCAGCCCGTCGACGCCGAGACCATCGCCCGCGTCGACGGTGAGGCCGCCGATCACGCCGGTACCGGCCGACACCGCCCCGCCGAGTCCGGTCTCCAGACCCGTTCCGATCTCCGCCCCCGCACCGACCACGCCATCGACACCGGCGATCGCCGTGGTTGTCGCGGCGACGCCGAGGTTGCCCGCGGCCTGCACCCCGGTCGTGGCGGCGGCACCCAGCCCACCCACCGCGGTGGTCGCGCCGTTCACCGCGGCACCGAGCCCGCCACCGAGCTGACCACCCAGATTGCCACCGAGCTGCGTCGTGAGCCCCGCGGCACCGTCCACCAGACCATCGACACCCGCACCGGCTGCCCCGCCGAGGCCGACACCCGCACCGTTTACGCCCGCGGCGACATCCGCACCGGCACCGATCGCACCGTCCAACCCAGCGGCGACATCCGCACCCGCACCAACCGCACCGTTCACCGCACCAACCACCCCAGCGGCACCATCCGCGCCCGCACCGATCGCACCGTTCAGACCGACACCGAGGCCAGTCCCCACCCCGACCGCACCGTTGAGCGCCCCGCCCAGACCGGCGGCGGCATCAGCCGCAGCGCCGATCGCACCGTTGATGCCCGCGCCGAGGCCGACCGCGGTGTCGAGCGCACCATCGAGACCGGCGCCCAGGCCGACGGCCGCGCCGATCGCACCGTCCACGCCGAGGTCGGCGGCGGCGTTCGCGCCCGCGGCAAGGTCGGCGTTCAGGTCCAGATTCGCGCCGGTGGCGACGCCCAGCGCGGCGTCGAGGCCCGCGCCGACCTGGGCGGCGGCCCCGGCGACGGCGGAGGCCGCCGCGCCGAGCCCGACATCGAGACCGACGCCGAGCTGGGCGTCAGCGGCGGTCGCCGCCGTGACGGCGGCGGCCGCGGTGGCCGACGAGGCGAAGGCCGCGCTGGTGCTCGCCGCGGCGCCCGCCGCCACGATCGCCTGCAGGTGCGCGCCACCGGTGACCAGAGCCGACTCCGCCACCATCGGCGCGCAGGCGGAGATGTCCTCCGGGGTCATCTCGACACCGGCCGCGGCCAGCGCACCGTACGGGTTGGCGCAGTAGTTCGCCGCGGCGTCGCGATCACGCAGCAGGTTGAGGATGAATTCCAGAATCGCATTCGGTGTCATCGAGATCAGCTCCTCCAGATCGCTGGGCGGGACCGCCCGATCTGTTGTCGTTGGAATGCTTTTCACGCTAGGACGACTCGGCGTTACAGGAAACGGGGCGAACCCCTAGTTCACGCCGGGCGCGATCCATTAGGGGCACCCCGCCGATTAGGGGAATTCCCCCGTACCTGCCCCGGCGCAGGTAACAGTTGCTGCTCGGCTACCGACAGATCGAGTGGGACGCCGTCCACCGCGGTGGTCTGGCTGTTCACCATGTTGACCGTCCACCGGAAGTCCTGCGAACGGGGTTGTCCAATGACAGAGCGTCTGGCGCTCGGCATCACTGTCGGGGCGGCGAATTCGGTCGCCGCGGCCGCGACCGCCGACGGATCCACCGCCACCGTTGTCATGCATCGCAGCGCCTTACAGCTCGGCGCCGACGGCGCGGTCACCTTCGCCGACACGACCGACGACTCCCACCGTGTGGTCATCGAGGACTATCTCTCGAGAGTCGGCGACCCGGTAGACCTGCTGGCAGACGATGGTTCCACCCATGACGCGGCCGATCTGGTCGCCGCCGCGACCCGCGCGCTGGTCGACGAATTGTCCGGCGGCACGGCCGAGGCAGCCGACATCGTCGCGTGCCATCCGGCCTGGTGGCCGGGACAGACGGTCGAGGTGGCGCGGAGCGCACTCGCGCGCGCCGGCCTGTCCGAGGTGACGCTGGTGCCCGAGCCGCTGGCCGCGGTGCGCCGGTACGAAAGGGAGAACGGACTGCTCGACGACGGCGCGCTGGTCGTCTACGACCTCGGCGCGAGCGGCCTGACGGTCACGGTGCTACGCACCGGCGAACAAGCCGGCGTGCTCGGCGCACCGATTCACAGCACTGCGATCGCGGGCGCCGAATTCGACTTGCTGACGATGCGCTACGTCCTGGCTAACGCCGTGGGCGGACACGAAATAGATCCGTTCGACCCCGTTGTCGAAGCAGAATTGGCGGCGTTGCGAGCGCGCTGCAGAAATGCGAAAGAAGAACTTTCCAGAACAACCGCGACGGTGGTTCCGGTGGGTCTGCTCGACCCCACGTTCCGTACCGAGCAGGTCCGGCTGACCCGCGGCGAACTGGAAGACCTCCTGCGTCCGGCCCTGTACGACTCGATGGACCTGCTCCGCGACGCCGTGCGCCGCGCCGAACTGACCATGGGCGATGTCGGCCGGGTGCTGCTCACCGGCGGTGGCGGCGCGATCCCGCTGGTCGCCGAGCTGATCTCCACCGAATTCGCGCTGCCGATCGCCGTCTGCGCGGACCCGGCGTCCTGCAGCGCACACGGCGCGGCCGAGATCGGTCTGGACGTGGCCGCCCTCGCCGTACCCACCGAGGCGATTCCCGCACTCGCCGCGCCGCCGGTGATCGCGGTCGTCGACGAACCCGCGTTGCCGTCGGTCGAGCCCGCTCCGGCCCGGATGTCCACGGCCAAGCGCGCGGCGATGGTCGCGGTGGGGGCGCTGACCATGGCCGCGCTGGCCACCGGCACGCTCGCCCTTGGTGGCGCCCCACCGTCCGCACCGACCGGGCCCGCCTCGGTGACGAGCGGCGTCGCGGTGCCCGGCGCCACCGCGTCGACCGGTACCGGTGGTGCGCCCGCAACACCGGGCGCCACGGACTCGACCGTGGCCGATCCCCTGCGTCCCGGCGCGACCGCCGGCGAACCGACAGGCGCGAACCCGGTGAACGGCACCGAGGCCGGGACACCGGGCAGCACTCCCGGCGCCGGCGAGTCGGGCAGCACTCCCGCCGCGGGCACCCCCGCGCCACCCGGCGACGCCCCGGCGGCCGGACAGCCCGCCACTGGGCAGCCCGCCCCGGCCCCAGCAGGACAGTCACCGGCACCCGCTCCGGCGCCGGGCCCCGCACCCGCTCCGGCGCCCGGCCCGTCCCCTGCTCCCGCACCCGCTCCGGCACCTGCTCCGGCACCTGCTCCCACGCCGACCCGACCACAGGTTCCCACCATCCAGGTGAACCCCGGCCCCCTGATCAACGATCTGGGCGGCGCGGTCGACGACACGATCGAGTCGGGAAGACAACTGCCGGGACAGGTCCTCGGGGGAAACGGTGGCTGACATCTCCCTCGACACCTTTCCCAACGGCCGCACCGTCTTCCGCGCACTCGACACCGTGGATCAGCAGCCCGTACTGCTCCTGATCCGGGGCCGGGCGGGTACCGGAAAGACGTTCCTGCTCAACGCTGTTCGCACCCATCTCCGCAATCGCGGCATCCCGATCACCGATTCGGTGCGAGACCTCGATGACGGCGACGGCGTGCTCGTCGCCGACAACGTCCACCGCTACAGCGACGATGACCTACGAACCCTGTGCGCGGCAGTCGAATCCGGTCGCCGCTCGGTGGTGCTGACCACCCAGCCGCGCCCACACGACACCCGACTACGCGCGCTGGCAGACGCGGTGTCGCGACACGGCCGCACGGTGGACCTGCGTGCTCTCGGCAGCGCCGACACGGCGACGTTCGCCAGGGAACTCGGCATGGCCGTCTCCCCGCCGCTCGCGCTGCACATCCACCAGCTCACGGCAGGCATTCCCGGCGGGGTGATCGCGGCGCTGTCCGCGGCCCGCACGGTGCAGCTGGCGAACTGCGTAGCCGCCGTCGAGGCCGCCGTCACCGCGTGGACACGAACGCTGCTGGACACGATGGAGCCGGACCTGCTCGACACGCTCGTCATCGCCGCCACCGGAACCGGTCTGGACGCCACCGAACTCACCGAGGTCCTCGGCGTCGACCTCGACTCCGCACACGATTTGATCGACCGCGCGCGGGCAGGCGCGCTGGTCACCGACGCCGATCTGCTCCTCGCGCCCGCCGTGGGTCCGCTGCGCATCCTGCTCGGCGATCGCCGCTTTGTCGAGGTGCAGCGCCGCCTGCTGGCCGCGCGCCTGGACGCGGGCCTGCTACGCGACTGCACCGCCCTGTTCCTGGCCGAGTCGGGCGTGCTCGACGCCCGCCTGGCCGAGTTCCTCTGCCGGACCGCCGAGAAGTCGGGGGAGGCGGCCCGCTATTACGCGGCCGCGGCGGCCGCGGGCACGCCGGTCGAATCGATCGCGGTGCGCTGGGCCGAGGCCGCCGCCCGCGCGGGCGACTCCGGCACCGCGCTGCGGCTGGTCGAACCGCTGCTCACCGCGGATCGCGTGTCGACCACCGAACTCGTCGCGGCCGTACGCATCTCGGCGTCCGTCCTCACCCGGCGCGGCCTGGTGGGCCGCGCGGCCGGGCTGTACCGCTGGCTCGGACCCGAACGAATCGGCGCCGACTGGGCACCGGCCGCGATGGTGCTCACCATGGCCGGTGACATCGCGGGCGCGACGCGCATGGCCGAGGCCGCCCGGCAGTGGCCACCGACCGAAACCGACGCGGGCCCGCGACTGATCGTCGGCGCGTTCGACGACTCCCTCGACCCGCATGGCGCGGGCACCGGCGCGGCGATCTCCGCGCTCATCCAGGCGGTCAACTCCGATGACGGCGACGATCGCTATCTCCCCTG
Proteins encoded in this window:
- a CDS encoding IniB N-terminal domain-containing protein; this translates as MTPNAILEFILNLLRDRDAAANYCANPYGALAAAGVEMTPEDISACAPMVAESALVTGGAHLQAIVAAGAAASTSAAFASSATAAAAVTAATAADAQLGVGLDVGLGAAASAVAGAAAQVGAGLDAALGVATGANLDLNADLAAGANAAADLGVDGAIGAAVGLGAGLDGALDTAVGLGAGINGAIGAAADAAAGLGGALNGAVGVGTGLGVGLNGAIGAGADGAAGVVGAVNGAVGAGADVAAGLDGAIGAGADVAAGVNGAGVGLGGAAGAGVDGLVDGAAGLTTQLGGNLGGQLGGGLGAAVNGATTAVGGLGAAATTGVQAAGNLGVAATTTAIAGVDGVVGAGAEIGTGLETGLGGAVSAGTGVIGGLTVDAGDGLGVDGLLTGGAELGTGLDTTLSSTTGIGLTTGLQGGLETAATLGTGLAGSVTSGLETNLGAAAESTLGVAGGVQAGANGLVESGVGLAGSAAGGAQAGLGGLAETGVGLSGSAAGGAQAGLGGLAESGVGLAGSAAGGAQAGLGGLAETGVGLSGSAAGGAQAGLGGLAESGVGLAGSAAGGAQAGLGGLADTSVGLSGTAAGGAQAGSGGGMDAGGSATGAIGTGLESGLGTGLTGAATGGAQVGGAVDAASGGGTAVAGDVLGTSTVDTSGAFDATSQGAVTTAAGTWSSVDVSSAFGSGLHGSNLGGEASLFGESSAVAETGAQADTDGLFH
- a CDS encoding Hsp70 family protein, translating into MTERLALGITVGAANSVAAAATADGSTATVVMHRSALQLGADGAVTFADTTDDSHRVVIEDYLSRVGDPVDLLADDGSTHDAADLVAAATRALVDELSGGTAEAADIVACHPAWWPGQTVEVARSALARAGLSEVTLVPEPLAAVRRYERENGLLDDGALVVYDLGASGLTVTVLRTGEQAGVLGAPIHSTAIAGAEFDLLTMRYVLANAVGGHEIDPFDPVVEAELAALRARCRNAKEELSRTTATVVPVGLLDPTFRTEQVRLTRGELEDLLRPALYDSMDLLRDAVRRAELTMGDVGRVLLTGGGGAIPLVAELISTEFALPIAVCADPASCSAHGAAEIGLDVAALAVPTEAIPALAAPPVIAVVDEPALPSVEPAPARMSTAKRAAMVAVGALTMAALATGTLALGGAPPSAPTGPASVTSGVAVPGATASTGTGGAPATPGATDSTVADPLRPGATAGEPTGANPVNGTEAGTPGSTPGAGESGSTPAAGTPAPPGDAPAAGQPATGQPAPAPAGQSPAPAPAPGPAPAPAPGPSPAPAPAPAPAPAPAPTPTRPQVPTIQVNPGPLINDLGGAVDDTIESGRQLPGQVLGGNGG
- a CDS encoding LuxR C-terminal-related transcriptional regulator, encoding MADISLDTFPNGRTVFRALDTVDQQPVLLLIRGRAGTGKTFLLNAVRTHLRNRGIPITDSVRDLDDGDGVLVADNVHRYSDDDLRTLCAAVESGRRSVVLTTQPRPHDTRLRALADAVSRHGRTVDLRALGSADTATFARELGMAVSPPLALHIHQLTAGIPGGVIAALSAARTVQLANCVAAVEAAVTAWTRTLLDTMEPDLLDTLVIAATGTGLDATELTEVLGVDLDSAHDLIDRARAGALVTDADLLLAPAVGPLRILLGDRRFVEVQRRLLAARLDAGLLRDCTALFLAESGVLDARLAEFLCRTAEKSGEAARYYAAAAAAGTPVESIAVRWAEAAARAGDSGTALRLVEPLLTADRVSTTELVAAVRISASVLTRRGLVGRAAGLYRWLGPERIGADWAPAAMVLTMAGDIAGATRMAEAARQWPPTETDAGPRLIVGAFDDSLDPHGAGTGAAISALIQAVNSDDGDDRYLPCTALSVATLLCLGTGEPGRAGDALRRAAGKGANHQLPILTAWTALLGGDERHAASTLAAIDIPALEPREQLLAHALAVGLARRSGDHAALVRAWQAACPLFDELDADLLSLLPIGELWLAGIRLRDVRRIEPLVDAARALLRAVGRAPAWTNSFHWYGVQAALAGASPRDLLPHAHALKTAAAAGDRQAAALADAGRTWVLVLRGQVDAAEVQAAVSALAELGLTWDAARLASEAALAVGDSATATTLLKLARSVRARSQPVEQPLPAARALARTPQQQTPPPEASVALSDREREVAELVLLGLTYREIGARLYISAKTVEHHVARIRRRIGARSRSELLSMLRAMGHGSLLV